From Streptomyces sp. NBC_01460, a single genomic window includes:
- a CDS encoding type I polyketide synthase, which produces MNGPGSESALARLLAEAAPTQHRRLVTDLVRTAVTEAVDAARPGTSQTLDPSAPLADQGLDSLAAVDLHRRLTERTGLDLPVGLAYDCPTVRDLADRLLAGNRAADDAPPEPAGDGPADEPVAIVGIGCRFPGGIETPADLWRLLADGGEVLSGFPQDRGWDLKQLFDEDPDVPGSSYARTGGFLDTATEFDAEFFGISPRESLAMDPQQRLVLETSWLALEDAGIDPTTLRRTAAGMFFGAEVQEYGPRLHDAPDGLDAHLLAGNASSVISGRVAYVLGTEGPAVTVDTACSASLVAVHLACRSLLQGESSLALAGGVAVMGGPGVFTAFSRQRGLSADGRCKAFSAAADGTGFAEGVGVLVLERLSEARRNGHQVLAVVRSSAVNQDGASNGLTAPSGTAQQKLIRRALAVAGLGPADVDVVEAHGTGTRLGDPIEATALLATYGQGRPAGAPLLLGSVKSNLGHTQAAAGVAGVIKAVLAMRHGQVPATLHVDAPTPHADWASGSVELVTEPRPWPRTGRPRRAGVSSFGVSGTNAHVILEQPDAGDRAEDADGVRDPDTEAARTTPGREATHAPGAATVPLVFPLSARGEAALRARAADLLSLADATEPADLAHALATTRAALPDRAVLVAADRAELREALTGVASGSTPATGRAGGELGFLFTGQGSQRPGMGRELAAAYPAFADALDDVCAHFDLQLPQPLKSVLFAAPGTPDAELLHRTEYAQPALFAVEVALHRLLESWGMRPDHLAGHSVGEIAAAHVAGVLTLQDATILVAARGRLMQALPEGGAMVAVRAGESDVAPLLTEHTGIAAVNGPASVVISGDLDDVERVAGELSARGHDTKRLRVSHAFHSPLMEPMLAEFRRVAHVLDYAEPTVPIVSTVTGGPVGRELCDPEYWVEHVRARVRFHDAVRWLADAGVRTFLEIGPDAVLTAMGPDCTDAPGTAFLPVLRRGRPEAREAVSALATAHARGVPVDWARHHAGQDARRVELPGYPFQRRRFWLEPGTSADASGLGQIAAGHPLLAAVVAVGAEGVVLTGRLSTRTHPWLADHVIAGRVLMPGTAFVELALRAGDHVGATDLEELTLGSPLVLAPDEDVAVQVAVGEPDDTGRRTVTVHSRADEDAPWTRHAAGVLTDTAPPAARTEPGAWPPPDAEPLDTTEVYADLAGQGYAYGPVFQGLRAAWRHGEHVLAEVALPEDATADAARFGLHPALLDAALHAADLDAPPRGEVLLPFAWTGVRLHTTGASALRVRITRGDGDTIGLHLADTAGAPVADIEAMTSLPVPDDDVLYSVRWSSYPRPLTTAPLRTAVLDGVPRPEGPPHADPAEDPLARAVGALLAAPAPDAVVYRPAGPAGPDAADARAHVLGTLRLLQSWQSDERAAGTRLVLVTGPGSPAHAAVRGLVRSAQAENPGRYVLVEHDGLPSEAELRQVLATGEPEISLAEGRFAVPRLTAEATTAPRPAADWGTVLITGGTGGIGALLARHLVRAHGVRRLVLAGRRGHAPELHAELTGLGADVTVAACDVGDREALRDLLARHPVDSVVHAAGTVRDGIVESLTEDMIDEVFHAKAAGAWHLHELTLDRNLSHFVLFSSLAAVLDGPGQGNYAAANAYLDALAAHREAHGLPATALAWSLWATGTGMGASLDAAALERVAAYGVPGLSAEHSLRLFDAAVRSGSPHLVPVEIDAAAVRRRPDGPPPLLSALVRPVTRRAAAHTAPHQERGAAQLPAADRERALLDLVRTEVAAVLRHDSPSAIDPGRAFTELGFDSLAAVELRNRLNTVTGLRLPATLVFDHPTSHALAQHIRDALFGASRPAGEPAAGPRPADGDDPVVIVGMGCRYPGGVRSPEDLWRLVAEGVDTVGDFPSDRGWDTDSLYDPEPGTPGRTYTREGAFLYDAADFDPGFFGIGPREATAMDPQQRLLLEVSWEALERSAIDPAALRGSRTGVFAGVMYHDYGTWLTEVPDDLAAYLGNGSLGSVVSGRVAYALGLEGPAVTVDTACSSSLVTLHLAAQALRQGECDLALVGGVTVMSTPDTFVDFARQRGLAADGRCKSFAAAADGTGWGEGVGMLVVERLSDARRNGHRVLATVRGSAVNSDGASNGLTAPNGPSQQRVIRAALSAAGLTPADVDAVEAHGTGTTLGDPIEAQALLATYGQERPDDQPLWLGSVKSNMGHTQAAAGVAGIIKMVMAMRHGTLPRTLHVDAPSPQVDWTAGAVRLLTDERPWRAPDRPRRAGVSSFGISGTNAHVILEEFTDGDPETEEPGPATVPPVLALAVSARSPEALRGQAARLRDLTGTAPADLGLALATTRGTHPHRAVVLAADELRTAEALEALARGHEAPGLLVTGAATDGTLAHLFSGQGAQRTGMGRDWYDTYPVYAEHFDRVAELFAKHLERPLAEVVLGDHPDVLEQTAYTQAALFTTQVALYRLLESFGVRPAWLAGHSVGEFAAAHVAGVWSLQDAVAAVAARGRLMQALPTGGAMIAVQASEEEVAPLLDERCGIAAVNGPRAVVVSGEEDAVTAVAAHFTTTRRLRVSHAFHSPRMEPMLEEFRRVMAALPAAEPALPIVSTLTGVQATAAELGSADYWVRHVRQTVRFADAVRTLAAQGVDTFLELGAAPVLSAMGPDCLADAEGTAFVPTARKDTAQVPGLLAALAAVHTRGTDVDWSVLYDGYTGRRTELPTYAFEHRHYWLPTTAARGDAAGHGLAAADHPYVSARLDLPGDAGLLLTGRISTATHPVLTQHAVLGSVLVPGAALVDLALHAGRLTGRPVLEELTLQAPLALPGDGAVRLQVAARPDGSVEIHSRPENAPEDEDWTRHATGTLTGTGALTGTETGVAAAWPPPGAVPLDTDGLYPGLHGAGYDYGPVFRGVRAAWRLGDTVLAELELPADARHDAARHTLHPALLDSALHATSLAEEGPGDDTPAGTIALPFAWTGVTAHGRGTLTARVRVTRGEDGTRLDLTDTEGRPLATVESYVTRPVTADRLTGRARSLYVTEDEPLPESAGRPERRTWAVLGPDDAGLGVPAHPGLTAIEGSAPEVVVLPVRAPHTDGEQLPLDLRTTLDATLATVQEWLGDERWAGSVLMVLTAGTLTDAAVHGLVRAAQAEDPGRIVLVGRTGPDSPVPDRAALAAVLDSGEPEVVWRDGRAHAPRLTRAADPDTPRPARPWGTVLVTGGTGGLGALVARHLVTRHGVTRLVLAGRRGPSAPGAAGLAQELAALGARTDLVACDVADRAALAALLAAHPVDSVVHTAGVLDDGLVPSLTPERLDTVLRPKADAAWHLHQLTLDRDLSHFVLFSSAAGTIDAAGQGNYAAANTFLDALAVHRAARNLPATSLAWGLWSGGGMGAGLDRDDVQRIERSGIGALDPAEGLELFDAALESGIPALVPVRLDNAALRRRGDDVPPVLRTLAGVTARVAQDDRTRTLGERLAGLPEADHGHTVLEAVRTEVAAVLGHDGPAAVDPRRAFTELGFDSLAAVELRNRLNAVSGLRLPSTLIFDYATPTALADHLLDRLAPDSGPEPAEHRPDDEVRDLIARIPVARMREAGLLDGLLKLSGPAPAEAAAEPVMDIKSMAVADLVRAALNRSSPR; this is translated from the coding sequence ATGAACGGGCCCGGATCCGAATCAGCCCTGGCGCGACTGCTCGCCGAGGCCGCACCGACGCAGCACCGCAGGCTGGTGACGGATCTGGTGCGCACCGCCGTGACCGAGGCGGTCGATGCGGCCCGGCCGGGCACCTCGCAGACCCTGGACCCCTCCGCACCGCTGGCGGACCAGGGACTCGACTCGCTCGCGGCGGTGGACCTGCACCGGAGGCTGACCGAGCGGACGGGCCTCGACCTGCCGGTCGGCCTCGCCTACGACTGCCCCACCGTGCGGGACCTGGCCGACCGGCTGCTGGCGGGGAACCGGGCCGCGGACGACGCTCCGCCGGAGCCGGCCGGTGACGGCCCCGCCGACGAGCCCGTGGCGATCGTCGGCATCGGCTGCCGCTTCCCCGGCGGCATCGAGACGCCGGCCGACCTGTGGCGTCTGCTCGCCGACGGCGGCGAGGTGCTCTCGGGCTTCCCCCAGGACCGTGGCTGGGACCTGAAGCAGCTCTTCGACGAGGACCCGGACGTCCCCGGCAGCTCCTACGCCCGCACCGGCGGGTTCCTGGACACGGCCACCGAGTTCGATGCCGAGTTCTTCGGCATCAGCCCGCGTGAGTCGCTGGCCATGGACCCCCAGCAGCGGCTGGTACTGGAGACCTCCTGGCTGGCCCTGGAGGACGCCGGCATCGACCCCACCACGCTGCGACGCACCGCGGCCGGCATGTTCTTCGGGGCCGAGGTGCAGGAGTACGGTCCGCGTCTGCACGACGCGCCGGACGGACTCGACGCCCACCTGCTGGCAGGCAACGCCTCCAGCGTCATCTCCGGCCGGGTGGCCTACGTGCTGGGCACCGAGGGACCGGCGGTCACCGTCGACACCGCCTGCTCCGCCTCCCTGGTCGCCGTCCACCTGGCATGCCGCTCGCTGCTGCAGGGCGAGTCGTCGCTGGCGCTGGCCGGCGGGGTGGCCGTGATGGGCGGGCCGGGCGTCTTCACCGCCTTCAGCAGGCAGCGGGGGCTGTCCGCGGACGGCCGCTGCAAGGCGTTCTCCGCCGCCGCGGACGGCACGGGCTTCGCGGAGGGCGTCGGCGTCCTCGTCCTGGAGCGGCTCTCCGAGGCCCGCCGCAACGGCCATCAGGTGCTCGCCGTCGTCCGGTCCTCCGCCGTCAACCAGGACGGTGCCTCCAACGGGCTCACCGCTCCCAGCGGAACGGCGCAGCAGAAGCTGATCCGCCGGGCGCTGGCCGTCGCCGGGCTCGGTCCCGCCGACGTCGACGTGGTGGAGGCGCACGGAACGGGCACCCGCCTCGGCGACCCCATCGAGGCGACCGCGCTCCTGGCCACCTACGGGCAGGGCCGCCCCGCCGGGGCACCTCTGCTGCTCGGCTCGGTCAAGTCCAACCTGGGTCACACCCAGGCCGCCGCGGGTGTGGCCGGCGTGATCAAGGCCGTCCTCGCCATGCGTCACGGTCAGGTGCCCGCGACCCTGCACGTCGACGCCCCCACCCCGCACGCCGACTGGGCGTCCGGCAGCGTGGAACTCGTCACCGAGCCGAGGCCCTGGCCGCGGACCGGCCGCCCCCGCCGGGCGGGCGTCTCCTCCTTCGGGGTCAGCGGCACCAACGCACACGTCATCCTGGAACAGCCGGACGCGGGGGACCGGGCCGAGGACGCGGACGGTGTCCGGGACCCGGACACGGAGGCAGCGCGCACCACCCCCGGGAGGGAGGCCACCCACGCCCCCGGAGCCGCCACGGTCCCGCTCGTCTTCCCGCTGTCCGCCCGCGGTGAAGCCGCCCTGCGGGCCCGCGCGGCCGACCTGCTGTCCCTCGCCGACGCCACGGAACCGGCCGACCTCGCCCACGCCCTGGCCACCACCCGGGCGGCCCTGCCCGACCGGGCCGTCCTCGTCGCCGCCGACCGGGCCGAGCTGCGGGAGGCGCTCACCGGCGTGGCCTCGGGCAGCACCCCCGCCACCGGGCGGGCGGGCGGCGAACTCGGCTTCCTGTTCACCGGGCAGGGCAGTCAGCGCCCCGGCATGGGCCGCGAACTCGCCGCCGCGTACCCCGCGTTCGCCGACGCACTCGACGACGTCTGCGCCCACTTCGACCTCCAGCTCCCCCAGCCCCTCAAGAGCGTCCTGTTCGCCGCGCCGGGCACACCCGACGCGGAACTGCTGCACCGCACCGAGTACGCGCAGCCGGCTCTGTTCGCCGTCGAAGTCGCCCTCCACCGCCTGCTGGAGAGCTGGGGGATGCGCCCCGACCACCTGGCCGGGCACTCCGTCGGCGAGATCGCCGCCGCGCACGTCGCCGGGGTTCTCACTCTGCAGGACGCCACGATCCTCGTGGCCGCCCGCGGCCGGCTCATGCAGGCGCTGCCCGAGGGCGGTGCCATGGTTGCGGTCCGCGCCGGTGAGAGCGACGTCGCGCCGCTGCTCACCGAGCACACCGGCATCGCCGCCGTGAACGGCCCCGCCTCCGTCGTGATCTCCGGTGACCTGGACGACGTGGAGCGCGTCGCCGGCGAACTCTCCGCCCGCGGGCACGACACCAAGCGCCTGCGCGTCAGCCACGCCTTCCACTCACCGCTGATGGAACCGATGCTGGCCGAGTTCCGCCGGGTCGCACACGTGCTGGACTACGCCGAACCCACCGTGCCGATCGTGTCCACCGTGACGGGCGGCCCCGTCGGCCGTGAACTGTGCGACCCCGAGTACTGGGTGGAACACGTCCGCGCCAGGGTCCGCTTCCACGACGCCGTGCGGTGGCTCGCCGACGCCGGCGTCCGGACGTTCCTGGAGATCGGCCCCGACGCGGTGCTGACCGCCATGGGACCGGACTGCACGGACGCGCCCGGCACCGCCTTCCTGCCGGTGCTGCGGCGTGGGCGGCCCGAGGCCCGCGAGGCCGTCAGCGCGCTCGCCACGGCCCACGCCCGAGGCGTCCCCGTCGACTGGGCACGGCACCACGCCGGCCAGGACGCCCGCCGCGTCGAGCTGCCCGGCTACCCCTTCCAGCGGCGCCGCTTCTGGCTGGAACCCGGCACCTCCGCCGACGCGTCCGGCCTAGGGCAGATCGCGGCCGGACACCCGCTGCTGGCGGCCGTGGTCGCGGTCGGCGCGGAGGGCGTCGTCCTGACCGGGCGCCTCTCCACCCGTACCCACCCCTGGCTCGCGGACCATGTGATCGCGGGCCGCGTGCTGATGCCGGGGACCGCCTTCGTCGAACTCGCCCTGCGGGCCGGCGACCACGTCGGCGCCACCGACCTGGAGGAACTCACCCTCGGCTCCCCGCTGGTGCTCGCCCCGGACGAGGATGTCGCCGTCCAGGTGGCCGTCGGGGAACCCGACGACACCGGTCGCCGTACCGTCACCGTCCACTCGCGCGCCGACGAGGACGCGCCCTGGACCCGGCACGCGGCCGGGGTGCTCACCGACACCGCCCCGCCGGCCGCCCGCACCGAGCCGGGCGCATGGCCGCCGCCGGACGCCGAACCCCTGGACACCACGGAGGTCTACGCGGACCTCGCCGGCCAGGGCTACGCCTACGGCCCCGTCTTCCAGGGCCTGCGCGCCGCCTGGCGGCACGGCGAGCACGTCCTCGCCGAGGTCGCCCTGCCCGAGGACGCCACCGCCGACGCCGCGCGCTTCGGGCTCCACCCCGCGCTGCTGGACGCCGCGCTGCACGCCGCCGACCTCGACGCCCCGCCGCGCGGAGAGGTGCTCCTGCCGTTCGCCTGGACCGGTGTCCGCCTGCACACCACCGGCGCCTCGGCCCTGCGCGTACGGATCACCCGTGGCGACGGGGACACCATCGGTCTGCACCTCGCGGACACCGCTGGCGCCCCCGTCGCCGACATCGAGGCCATGACCTCCCTGCCCGTACCGGACGACGACGTCCTGTACTCCGTGCGCTGGTCGTCGTACCCCAGGCCGCTGACCACCGCGCCCCTGCGCACCGCCGTCCTCGACGGCGTCCCCCGCCCGGAAGGACCGCCGCACGCCGATCCCGCCGAGGACCCCCTCGCCCGTGCCGTGGGCGCGCTGCTCGCCGCCCCCGCGCCGGACGCCGTGGTGTACCGCCCGGCCGGCCCGGCGGGCCCCGACGCCGCCGACGCGCGCGCCCACGTCCTGGGCACCCTGCGCCTGCTGCAGAGCTGGCAGTCGGACGAACGGGCGGCCGGCACCCGCCTCGTCCTCGTCACCGGACCAGGCAGCCCCGCCCACGCCGCGGTACGCGGCCTGGTCCGCTCGGCACAGGCCGAGAACCCCGGCCGCTACGTCCTCGTCGAGCACGACGGCCTGCCCTCCGAGGCCGAGCTGCGCCAGGTGCTCGCCACCGGGGAACCCGAAATCTCCCTCGCCGAAGGCCGGTTCGCCGTGCCGCGGCTGACCGCCGAAGCGACCACCGCACCCCGGCCGGCCGCCGACTGGGGCACGGTCCTGATCACCGGCGGCACCGGTGGGATCGGAGCCCTGCTCGCCCGCCACCTGGTGCGCGCCCACGGCGTGCGCCGGCTGGTCCTCGCCGGCCGCCGGGGGCACGCTCCCGAACTGCACGCCGAGCTGACCGGGCTGGGCGCCGACGTGACCGTCGCCGCCTGCGACGTCGGCGACCGGGAGGCGCTGCGCGACCTGCTTGCCCGGCACCCGGTCGACTCCGTCGTCCACGCCGCGGGCACCGTGCGCGACGGCATCGTCGAGAGCCTCACCGAGGACATGATCGACGAGGTCTTCCACGCCAAGGCCGCCGGCGCCTGGCACCTGCACGAACTCACCCTCGACCGGAACCTGTCCCACTTCGTGCTGTTCTCCTCGCTCGCCGCCGTCCTCGACGGACCGGGCCAGGGCAACTACGCCGCCGCCAACGCCTATCTGGACGCCCTCGCCGCACACCGGGAGGCGCACGGACTGCCCGCCACGGCCCTCGCCTGGAGCCTGTGGGCGACCGGCACCGGTATGGGCGCCTCGCTGGACGCCGCCGCCCTGGAACGAGTGGCCGCGTACGGCGTCCCCGGGCTGTCCGCCGAGCACTCCCTGCGGCTCTTCGATGCCGCCGTCCGTTCCGGCAGCCCCCACCTCGTCCCCGTGGAGATCGACGCCGCCGCCGTACGCCGCCGCCCCGACGGCCCTCCGCCGCTGCTCAGTGCTCTCGTCCGTCCCGTCACCCGCCGGGCCGCCGCCCACACGGCGCCCCACCAGGAGCGCGGGGCGGCGCAACTGCCCGCCGCCGACCGGGAACGCGCCCTGCTGGACCTGGTCCGCACCGAGGTGGCCGCGGTCCTGCGTCACGACTCCCCGTCCGCCATCGACCCCGGGCGGGCCTTCACCGAGCTGGGCTTCGACTCCCTGGCGGCCGTCGAACTGCGCAACCGGCTCAACACCGTCACCGGACTGCGTCTGCCCGCCACCCTCGTCTTCGACCACCCCACCTCGCACGCTCTCGCCCAGCACATCCGGGACGCCCTGTTCGGCGCCTCGCGGCCGGCCGGCGAGCCCGCCGCCGGACCGCGCCCCGCCGACGGCGACGACCCCGTCGTCATCGTCGGCATGGGCTGCCGCTACCCCGGCGGCGTCCGCTCCCCGGAGGACCTGTGGCGGCTGGTCGCCGAAGGCGTCGACACGGTCGGGGACTTCCCCTCCGACCGTGGCTGGGACACCGACAGCCTGTACGATCCCGAGCCCGGCACCCCCGGCCGCACCTACACCCGCGAGGGCGCCTTCCTCTACGACGCGGCCGACTTCGACCCCGGCTTCTTCGGCATCGGCCCGCGCGAGGCCACCGCCATGGACCCGCAGCAGCGCCTGCTCCTCGAGGTCTCCTGGGAGGCCCTGGAGCGCTCCGCCATCGACCCGGCGGCTCTGCGCGGCTCACGCACCGGCGTGTTCGCGGGCGTCATGTACCACGACTACGGGACCTGGCTGACCGAGGTCCCCGACGACCTCGCCGCCTACCTCGGCAACGGCAGTCTGGGCAGCGTCGTCTCCGGCCGGGTCGCCTACGCGCTCGGCCTGGAGGGCCCGGCCGTCACCGTCGACACCGCCTGCTCCTCCTCGCTGGTCACCCTGCACCTGGCCGCGCAGGCCCTGCGGCAGGGAGAGTGCGATCTCGCCCTGGTGGGCGGCGTCACCGTCATGTCGACCCCCGACACCTTCGTCGACTTCGCCCGGCAGCGCGGCCTGGCCGCCGACGGCCGCTGCAAGTCGTTCGCCGCGGCCGCCGACGGCACCGGCTGGGGCGAGGGCGTCGGCATGCTCGTCGTCGAGCGCCTCTCGGACGCCCGCCGCAACGGCCACCGGGTCCTGGCCACGGTGCGCGGCTCCGCCGTCAACTCCGACGGGGCCTCCAACGGGCTGACCGCTCCCAACGGCCCCTCCCAGCAGCGCGTGATCCGGGCCGCGCTGAGCGCCGCCGGGCTCACCCCCGCCGACGTCGACGCGGTCGAGGCGCACGGCACCGGCACCACGCTCGGCGACCCGATCGAGGCCCAGGCCCTGCTGGCCACCTACGGACAGGAGCGGCCCGACGACCAGCCGCTGTGGCTGGGCTCCGTCAAGTCCAACATGGGCCACACCCAGGCCGCCGCAGGGGTGGCCGGCATCATCAAGATGGTCATGGCGATGCGGCACGGCACCCTGCCGCGCACCCTCCACGTCGACGCGCCCTCGCCCCAGGTGGACTGGACGGCGGGCGCGGTGCGGCTCCTCACCGACGAGCGGCCCTGGAGGGCCCCGGACCGTCCGCGCCGCGCCGGGGTCTCCTCCTTCGGGATCAGCGGCACCAACGCCCACGTCATCCTTGAGGAGTTCACCGACGGCGATCCGGAGACCGAGGAGCCCGGCCCGGCCACCGTGCCGCCCGTACTCGCCCTCGCGGTCTCCGCACGCTCGCCGGAGGCACTGCGCGGCCAGGCCGCCCGGCTGCGCGACCTGACCGGCACGGCGCCCGCGGACCTCGGCCTGGCCCTCGCCACCACCCGCGGCACCCACCCGCACCGCGCGGTCGTCCTGGCCGCCGACGAGCTGCGGACCGCCGAAGCCCTGGAGGCCCTGGCCCGCGGACACGAGGCGCCCGGCCTGCTCGTCACCGGAGCCGCCACCGACGGCACCCTCGCCCACCTGTTCTCCGGACAGGGCGCCCAGCGGACCGGCATGGGCCGCGACTGGTACGACACCTACCCGGTCTACGCCGAACACTTCGACCGCGTGGCCGAACTCTTCGCCAAGCACCTGGAACGGCCGCTCGCCGAGGTGGTCCTCGGCGACCACCCCGACGTACTGGAGCAGACCGCCTACACCCAGGCAGCCCTGTTCACCACTCAGGTCGCCCTCTACCGCCTGCTGGAGTCCTTCGGGGTCCGGCCCGCCTGGCTGGCCGGCCACTCCGTCGGCGAGTTCGCCGCCGCGCACGTCGCAGGGGTCTGGTCGCTGCAGGACGCCGTGGCCGCCGTCGCCGCACGCGGGCGGCTCATGCAGGCGCTGCCCACGGGCGGGGCGATGATCGCCGTACAGGCCTCGGAGGAGGAGGTGGCGCCGCTGCTGGACGAACGGTGCGGCATCGCCGCGGTCAACGGCCCGCGCGCCGTGGTCGTCTCCGGGGAGGAGGACGCCGTCACCGCCGTCGCCGCGCACTTCACCACCACCCGGCGGCTGCGCGTCTCGCACGCCTTCCACTCGCCCCGCATGGAGCCCATGCTGGAGGAGTTCCGCCGGGTCATGGCGGCCCTCCCGGCCGCGGAACCGGCCCTGCCGATCGTCTCCACCCTCACCGGCGTCCAGGCCACGGCCGCCGAACTCGGCTCCGCCGACTACTGGGTGCGGCACGTACGGCAGACCGTGCGCTTCGCGGACGCCGTCCGGACGCTGGCCGCACAGGGCGTCGACACCTTCCTCGAACTGGGCGCCGCACCCGTCCTGTCGGCCATGGGCCCGGACTGCCTCGCCGACGCCGAGGGCACCGCGTTCGTCCCCACGGCCCGCAAGGACACCGCCCAGGTCCCCGGCCTGCTGGCCGCCCTCGCCGCCGTGCACACGCGGGGCACGGACGTCGACTGGTCGGTCCTGTACGACGGATACACGGGACGCCGCACCGAACTCCCCACCTACGCCTTCGAGCACCGCCATTACTGGCTGCCGACCACCGCCGCCCGGGGCGACGCCGCCGGGCACGGTCTCGCCGCCGCCGACCACCCGTACGTCAGCGCCCGCCTGGACCTGCCCGGTGACGCCGGACTGCTGCTCACGGGACGGATCTCCACCGCCACCCATCCGGTGCTCACCCAGCACGCCGTGCTCGGCTCGGTGCTGGTACCCGGCGCCGCCCTGGTCGACCTCGCCCTGCACGCCGGCCGGCTGACCGGCCGGCCCGTCCTGGAGGAACTCACCCTCCAGGCCCCGCTGGCGCTGCCCGGGGACGGCGCCGTACGCCTCCAGGTCGCCGCGCGGCCCGACGGCTCCGTGGAGATCCACTCCCGGCCCGAGAACGCCCCCGAGGACGAGGACTGGACGCGGCACGCGACCGGCACCCTCACCGGCACCGGCGCTCTCACCGGCACCGAAACCGGCGTGGCAGCCGCCTGGCCGCCACCGGGAGCCGTTCCGCTCGACACCGACGGCCTCTATCCCGGCCTGCACGGCGCGGGCTACGACTACGGCCCCGTCTTCCGCGGCGTGCGGGCCGCCTGGCGGCTCGGCGACACCGTCCTGGCCGAGCTGGAACTGCCCGCAGACGCACGGCATGACGCCGCCCGGCACACCCTGCACCCCGCGCTGCTGGACTCCGCCCTGCACGCCACGTCCCTCGCCGAGGAGGGCCCCGGCGACGACACGCCCGCCGGCACGATCGCCCTCCCCTTCGCCTGGACCGGTGTCACCGCGCACGGCCGGGGGACGCTCACCGCCCGCGTCCGCGTCACCCGGGGCGAGGACGGCACCCGGCTCGACCTGACGGACACCGAGGGCAGGCCGCTGGCCACCGTCGAGTCCTACGTCACCCGCCCGGTCACCGCGGACCGGCTCACCGGACGCGCGCGTTCCCTCTACGTCACCGAGGACGAACCGCTGCCGGAGTCCGCCGGGCGGCCCGAGCGCCGCACCTGGGCCGTGCTCGGCCCGGACGACGCCGGCCTCGGCGTCCCCGCCCACCCGGGCCTGACCGCGATCGAGGGTTCCGCGCCCGAGGTCGTCGTCCTCCCGGTGCGCGCCCCGCACACCGACGGGGAGCAACTGCCGCTGGACCTGCGCACCACGCTGGACGCGACGCTCGCGACCGTCCAGGAGTGGCTGGGCGACGAGCGGTGGGCCGGCTCGGTGCTGATGGTGCTCACCGCCGGCACCCTCACCGACGCCGCGGTGCACGGACTCGTGCGGGCCGCGCAGGCCGAGGACCCGGGCCGGATCGTCCTCGTCGGCCGGACCGGGCCCGACAGTCCCGTACCCGACCGTGCCGCGCTGGCCGCCGTCCTCGACTCCGGTGAGCCTGAGGTGGTGTGGCGGGACGGCCGGGCCCACGCCCCGCGCCTGACGCGCGCCGCGGATCCGGACACACCGCGTCCCGCCCGCCCCTGGGGCACCGTCCTCGTCACCGGCGGCACCGGAGGACTCGGCGCCCTGGTGGCCCGTCACCTCGTCACCCGGCACGGCGTCACCCGCCTGGTCCTCGCCGGCCGGCGAGGACCCTCCGCCCCCGGCGCCGCCGGACTGGCCCAGGAACTGGCCGCCCTGGGCGCCCGAACCGACCTCGTCGCCTGCGACGTCGCCGACCGGGCCGCACTCGCCGCACTGCTGGCCGCCCACCCCGTCGACAGCGTCGTGCACACCGCCGGCGTCCTCGACGACGGGCTGGTGCCCTCCCTCACCCCCGAGCGCCTGGACACCGTGCTCCGGCCCAAGGCGGACGCCGCCTGGCACCTGCACCAGCTCACCCTGGACCGGGACCTGTCCCACTTCGTGCTGTTCTCCTCGGCCGCCGGCACCATCGACGCCGCGGGCCAGGGCAACTACGCCGCCGCCAACACGTTCCTCGACGCCCTGGCCGTCCACCGCGCCGCCCGGAACCTGCCGGCCACCTCACTCGCCTGGGGCCTGTGGTCCGGCGGCGGCATGGGAGCCGGCCTCGACCGGGACGACGTACAGCGCATCGAACGGTCCGGTATCGGCGCGCTCGACCCGGCCGAGGGACTGGAACTGTTCGACGCGGCCCTGGAGTCCGGGATCCCCGCCCTGGTGCCGGTCCGGCTGGACAACGCCGCCCTGCGCCGCCGCGGCGACGACGTACCCCCCGTTCTGCGCACCCTGGCCGGTGTCACCGCCCGCGTCGCCCAGGACGACCGGACCCGCACCCTCGGGGAGCGCCTGGCCGGGCTGCCGGAGGCCGACCACGGGCACACCGTGCTCGAAGCGGTCCGCACCGAGGTCGCCGCGGTACTCGGCCACGACGGTCCCGCGGCCGTCGACCCCCGGCGCGCCTTCACCGAACTGGGCTTCGACTCACTCGCCGCGGTCGAACTGCGCAACCGGCTCAACGCCGTCAGCGGACTGCGCCTGCCCTCCACCCTCATCTTCGACTACGCCACCCCGACGGCCCTGGCGGACCACCTGCTCGACCGGCTCGCACCGGACTCCGGCCCGGAACCGGCCGAGCACCGGCCCGACGACGAGGTGCGGGACCTCATCGCCAGGATCCCGGTCGCGAGGATGCGCGAGGCAGGACTGCTCGACGGACTGCTGAAGCTGTCCGGACCCGCGCCGGCCGAGGCCGCCGCCGAGCCGGTCATGGACATCAAGTCCATGGCCGTGGCCGACCTGGTGCGCGCCGCCCTCAACCGCAGCAGTCCCCGGTGA